A genome region from Methylobacterium sp. FF17 includes the following:
- a CDS encoding ExeM/NucH family extracellular endonuclease, whose protein sequence is MTTTPHVLATGPLLQAWTDAGAITTNDDWSRVPGIVGYLGQNVATSTGADPQTLTTSSSASDDVDVLANQTNPNTLSNGGVAEFALSDPTIALQGSATADAPNLVLYLDATGRRDVVVAFNARDIDGSADNAVQPVAVQYRIDGGAWKNVAPGFIADASTQNTATQVTPVSVTLPAEANGAAGLQVRILTTNAVGNDEWVGIDDIAVSSESAAVTLPTLSIADARVVEGNAGNASLTFTVTLSAPAPDGGVSFDVATADGTATAGSDYSATVLTGRTIAAGATTATITVPVTGDTLAEGSETLALRVANVVGATVADGAAIGTIVNDDASFTVNGVAVFDAAASLQGNQGATATTPPTGTDALQLVRLGSYATTNDPATTAGANAEVVAYDRTTASLYIQNTNENRIEIVGIGADGQMAKSGEIQLATLEQYGAVNSVAVSNGLVAVAYANATGDQPGRVALFDQSGTLLKSVTVGIGPDQIVFTADGTKLLVANEGEQFTTASNPVGSVSILDLSGGAAAAIVSATVGFGALDGSEAALRAKGLAVTAGKAASADIEPEYITLSPDNRFAYVTLQEVNGLAVIDLANPGTAPIAIQPLGSVNHSLAGNEFDASDRDGTGNTASIRIASTPASTPIYGLLQPDAAASFSVNGVNYVITANEGDQRVIGGSDDSADVARLSSIANTRLSPELQALKADPAYARLNVLLRTGDTNGDGLIDQLHTLGGRGISIFRQEADNSLTKVRETGGEFEKIFAALAPERFNNDQVVANTPDDRSDNKGPEPEGVTVGTVNGRTYAFVGLERQSGVLVYDVTDPETASYVSYVPPLAGVTADLGPEVLTFIAADRNPTGTPLLVTANEAGGGATLYAALPQGYTQTLAFQPGSLTLAQAEGDTGTTTFAFTVERTGGTLGSLAFTANLAGADSADFAGAPTLPATVSGTIPAGATSAVVTVTVQGDTLPEADEAFTVTLTGATASQSGITAALATSGTTATGTILNDDVTLISAVQGSGSASTLVGRTVTIEAIVVGDFQNGDADAKRNLGGFYLQEEATDADGNLLTSEGVFVYEGAGTLLRDVQEGDRVRITGVVGEFSGETQISVTDAAGLQIVQAGAVSAAALKASAASVDLPAAATIGTGTTAQPDLERYEGMLVKLGQTLTVTEQFNLDRFNEIRLAAGARPETFTNEFEPDSANYAAYLAQVAARSITYDDGLNVQNQPVELLDGFGPTYGTATAPRMGDTVTGLTGVLGYGPAGAYRVRAIEDGDNAFAQANPRTAAPDDVGGSLKVGSLNVLNYFRTLDSDGSASGVKTAIGLDPRGANTTAEFDRQTQKLVTTVIASGADVFGLTELENQFQPGNPGNALEYLVGQLNARAGAGTYDWVRPGDQLDQGQFLGGDAIAVGFVYKPSKVSVALNTTIEKLDDTDVQAFDPALLQQSTIGHIFNGANTSRAALAVTFRETATGEDFTAVINHLKSKSGAGTGADADQGDGQGGWQQQRELAATALKEWLALKPTGTPDSDVVLLGDFNAYIKEDALDVLKAGGFTNLAEDRLANPYSYVFDGAYGALDHALANGSLNGQVTGVTEWHINADEADAIDYNLDFGRSAAYFDGLTPARESDHDPILVGLSLDQTAPRLLAATPADNTLSVAVGANIGLSFSEAVRAGTGAITLTDGAGDTRSIAVTDASQVSISGTTVTINPGTDLKAGTAYDVILPAGALLDAAGNTFAGLPQDQLDFTTETPPAMTYTLQILHASDWEAGLLATQRAANFAAIVDKLEDSTPNSITLSTGDGWIPSPFFIAGADPQLAATYNGVYNQLFGLSGSAAYTKLTASVGRADVTIQNIIGVQAAVFGNHEFDSGPTEVANIIAANLGTTAGNADDTWVGAQFPYLSTNLNFSREAALSGLVNANVANATFAQTGPTSTQTGTGADKIAKSTILVENGEKIAFVGATTQLEPLLTTLGNVTVDGFNGQDNIALLAEQINAEVDRVLAANPDLNKVVVGTHLQQLANEQALAPLLRNVDVLIGGGSHTLLADGDDRLLSGDTAGGTYPQFFTNASGQTLALVNTASEYSYVGRLTVTFDDQGNVIRDSVNSATSGAVAVDDATVTQLYGSTAAAFTPGSKGFLVREVIEGLDANNDGVQETAGIADVIRQQDGNILGRSSVYLEGRRGEVRTEETNLGDLSSDANLWYAKQFDAGVTVSIKNGGGIRDSIGSFSTAGGGTAELPPAANLSAGKQAGDISQLDVTNSLRFNNNLAVVTVTAAELERVLEHGVAAVAPGATPGQFTQVGGISYSFDATKQAQTLDLNGNVTREGQRIVSAAIIDADGRILDTLVQDGQVVGDASRAIKVVTLDFLATGTATAPGLGGDNYPFPAYGENKVALRDASPVSLPDTETFAVKGSEQDALAEYLKAFHATTPYGTADTGPAGDLRIQNLAARTDAVLQRGVANTGADGADTLRGTAFSDVLKGGAGDDIIYNSLGDDILIGGSGPGGANQNDTLIFATALADAQVTQAGGFTIVTGPEGRDAISGFERIQFSDTTVVLDDGNRLVDDLFYLARNKDVLAAGQDADAHYAAYGAAEGRDPNAYFSTKGYLATYTDVAKAGLNPLSHYDADGWKEGRDPGVNFDTQFYLARNTDVKAAGLDPLTHYLEYGQAEGRAIFDAVGLTGNIKGGFDAEFYLLANADVAQVATLDGGDTLAFARQHFDTYGWKEGRDPNAVFDTKGYLAAYGDVAAAGINPLAHYDTYGWKEGRDPSADFDSSEYLAVNGDVAQAGLNPMQHYLQYGLVENRAVLNDGTFGYGTIA, encoded by the coding sequence ATGACCACGACGCCGCATGTCCTCGCGACCGGTCCGCTCCTCCAGGCCTGGACCGATGCCGGTGCGATCACGACGAACGACGACTGGAGCCGGGTGCCCGGCATCGTCGGCTACCTGGGTCAGAACGTCGCCACCAGCACGGGGGCCGATCCGCAGACCCTGACCACCAGTTCGAGCGCGTCCGACGACGTCGACGTCCTCGCCAACCAGACCAATCCCAACACCCTGAGCAACGGCGGTGTGGCCGAATTCGCCCTATCCGACCCGACCATCGCCCTGCAGGGCTCCGCCACGGCGGACGCGCCGAACCTGGTGCTCTACCTCGACGCCACGGGGCGCCGGGACGTGGTGGTCGCCTTCAACGCCCGCGACATCGACGGCTCGGCGGACAACGCGGTCCAGCCCGTCGCCGTGCAGTACCGGATCGACGGCGGCGCCTGGAAGAACGTGGCCCCCGGCTTCATCGCGGATGCGAGCACGCAGAACACCGCCACGCAGGTGACCCCCGTCAGCGTCACCCTGCCGGCCGAGGCGAATGGCGCGGCGGGGCTCCAGGTCCGCATCCTGACCACCAACGCCGTGGGCAACGACGAGTGGGTCGGCATCGACGACATCGCGGTGTCGAGCGAGAGCGCGGCGGTGACCCTGCCCACCCTGTCGATCGCCGATGCGCGCGTCGTCGAGGGCAATGCCGGCAACGCCAGCCTGACCTTCACCGTCACGCTGAGCGCGCCCGCCCCGGACGGCGGCGTCAGCTTCGACGTCGCCACCGCCGATGGGACCGCGACTGCGGGCTCCGATTACTCTGCCACGGTGCTGACCGGGCGCACCATCGCGGCCGGCGCCACCACGGCCACGATCACCGTGCCGGTGACCGGCGACACACTCGCGGAGGGCAGCGAGACCCTTGCGCTCCGGGTGGCGAACGTCGTCGGCGCCACGGTGGCGGATGGCGCGGCGATCGGCACGATCGTGAACGATGACGCGTCCTTCACCGTGAACGGCGTCGCGGTGTTCGATGCGGCGGCCTCGCTCCAGGGGAACCAGGGCGCCACCGCGACCACGCCGCCCACCGGCACCGACGCGCTGCAACTCGTGCGGCTCGGGAGCTACGCCACCACCAACGACCCGGCCACGACCGCCGGCGCCAATGCCGAGGTGGTCGCCTACGACCGCACCACGGCCAGCCTCTACATCCAGAACACCAACGAGAACCGCATCGAGATCGTCGGCATCGGCGCGGACGGGCAGATGGCGAAGTCCGGCGAGATCCAGCTCGCCACCCTCGAGCAGTACGGTGCGGTGAACTCGGTGGCGGTCTCCAACGGCCTCGTCGCCGTGGCCTACGCCAACGCGACCGGCGACCAGCCCGGCCGCGTCGCCCTGTTCGACCAGTCCGGCACCCTGCTGAAGTCGGTGACGGTCGGCATCGGCCCCGACCAGATCGTTTTCACCGCAGACGGCACGAAGCTCCTCGTCGCCAACGAGGGCGAGCAGTTCACCACCGCCAGCAACCCCGTGGGCAGCGTCTCGATCCTGGATCTCTCCGGGGGCGCGGCCGCCGCGATCGTCAGCGCCACGGTGGGCTTCGGCGCCCTCGACGGCAGCGAGGCGGCCTTGCGCGCCAAGGGCCTCGCGGTCACCGCCGGCAAGGCGGCCTCCGCCGATATCGAGCCCGAATACATCACCCTCTCGCCCGACAACCGCTTCGCCTACGTGACCCTGCAGGAGGTCAACGGCCTCGCGGTGATCGACCTCGCCAACCCGGGCACCGCGCCGATCGCGATCCAGCCCCTCGGGTCGGTGAACCATTCGCTGGCCGGTAACGAGTTCGACGCTTCCGACCGCGACGGCACGGGCAATACGGCCTCGATCCGCATCGCCAGCACGCCCGCCAGTACGCCGATCTACGGGCTGCTCCAGCCCGACGCCGCCGCCAGCTTCTCGGTGAACGGCGTGAACTACGTCATCACCGCCAATGAGGGCGACCAGCGCGTCATCGGCGGCAGCGACGATTCGGCGGACGTGGCGCGCCTCTCCAGCATCGCCAACACCCGCCTCTCCCCGGAACTACAGGCGCTGAAGGCCGACCCGGCCTATGCCCGCCTCAACGTCCTGCTGCGCACCGGCGATACCAACGGCGACGGCCTTATCGACCAGCTCCACACGCTTGGCGGGCGCGGCATCTCGATCTTCCGGCAGGAGGCCGACAACTCGCTGACCAAGGTGCGCGAGACCGGCGGCGAGTTCGAGAAGATCTTCGCGGCGCTGGCGCCCGAGCGCTTCAACAACGATCAGGTCGTGGCCAACACCCCCGACGACCGCTCCGACAACAAGGGGCCCGAGCCCGAGGGCGTCACCGTCGGCACGGTCAACGGCCGCACCTACGCCTTCGTCGGCCTGGAGCGCCAGAGCGGCGTCCTCGTCTACGACGTGACCGATCCCGAGACGGCGTCCTACGTGTCCTACGTGCCGCCGCTCGCGGGCGTCACCGCCGATCTCGGCCCGGAGGTGCTGACCTTCATCGCCGCCGACCGCAACCCCACGGGCACGCCCCTCCTGGTGACCGCCAACGAGGCCGGCGGGGGCGCGACCCTCTACGCCGCCCTGCCCCAGGGCTACACCCAGACCCTGGCCTTTCAGCCGGGCTCCCTCACCCTCGCCCAGGCCGAGGGTGACACCGGCACCACGACCTTCGCCTTCACGGTGGAGCGCACGGGCGGCACGCTGGGCAGCCTCGCCTTCACGGCGAACCTCGCGGGGGCGGACAGCGCCGACTTCGCCGGTGCGCCCACTCTGCCGGCCACCGTCTCCGGCACCATCCCGGCCGGCGCGACCTCGGCCGTCGTCACCGTCACGGTCCAGGGCGACACCCTGCCGGAGGCCGACGAGGCCTTCACGGTGACGCTGACCGGCGCCACCGCCAGCCAGAGCGGCATCACCGCCGCCCTGGCGACCAGCGGGACCACCGCCACCGGCACCATCCTCAACGACGACGTCACCCTGATCTCGGCCGTGCAGGGTTCCGGGAGCGCGAGCACGCTCGTCGGTCGCACCGTCACGATCGAGGCCATCGTCGTCGGCGACTTCCAGAACGGCGATGCCGACGCCAAGCGCAATCTCGGTGGGTTCTACCTCCAGGAAGAGGCTACGGACGCGGACGGCAATCTCCTCACCTCCGAGGGCGTGTTCGTCTACGAGGGCGCGGGCACCCTGCTGAGGGACGTCCAAGAGGGCGACCGGGTCCGGATCACCGGCGTCGTCGGCGAGTTCAGCGGCGAGACGCAGATCTCGGTCACCGACGCGGCCGGCCTCCAGATCGTTCAGGCCGGCGCTGTCTCGGCGGCGGCCCTGAAGGCCTCCGCGGCCTCGGTCGACCTGCCGGCCGCCGCCACGATCGGCACCGGCACCACGGCGCAGCCCGACCTCGAGCGCTACGAGGGCATGCTGGTCAAGCTCGGCCAGACCCTGACCGTCACCGAGCAGTTCAACCTCGACCGCTTCAACGAGATCCGCCTCGCTGCGGGAGCGCGCCCCGAGACCTTCACCAACGAGTTCGAGCCCGACAGCGCCAACTACGCGGCCTACCTCGCGCAGGTGGCGGCCCGCTCGATCACCTACGATGACGGGCTCAACGTCCAGAACCAGCCTGTCGAACTCCTCGACGGCTTCGGCCCGACCTACGGGACCGCCACCGCGCCCCGGATGGGCGACACCGTGACGGGGCTGACCGGCGTGCTCGGCTACGGCCCGGCCGGTGCCTACCGTGTCCGGGCGATCGAGGACGGCGACAACGCCTTCGCGCAGGCCAACCCGCGCACCGCCGCCCCCGACGATGTCGGCGGCAGCCTGAAGGTCGGCAGCCTCAACGTGCTGAACTACTTCCGGACGCTCGACAGCGACGGCAGCGCCTCGGGCGTGAAGACCGCCATCGGCCTCGACCCGCGCGGGGCCAACACCACGGCCGAGTTCGACCGCCAGACCCAGAAGCTCGTCACCACGGTGATCGCCTCCGGCGCCGACGTGTTCGGCCTCACCGAACTCGAGAACCAGTTCCAGCCCGGCAATCCCGGCAACGCGCTCGAATACCTCGTCGGCCAGCTCAATGCCCGGGCAGGAGCCGGCACCTACGACTGGGTCCGGCCGGGCGATCAGCTCGACCAGGGCCAGTTCCTCGGCGGCGACGCCATCGCGGTGGGCTTCGTCTACAAGCCGAGCAAGGTCTCGGTGGCGCTGAACACCACCATCGAGAAGCTCGACGACACGGATGTCCAGGCCTTCGATCCGGCCCTGCTCCAGCAGAGCACGATCGGCCACATCTTCAACGGCGCCAACACCAGCCGCGCCGCGCTCGCGGTGACCTTCCGCGAGACCGCCACCGGCGAGGACTTCACCGCCGTCATCAACCACCTGAAGTCGAAGAGCGGGGCCGGCACGGGAGCCGATGCCGACCAGGGCGACGGACAGGGCGGCTGGCAGCAGCAGCGCGAACTCGCCGCCACCGCCCTCAAGGAGTGGCTCGCCCTCAAGCCCACGGGTACGCCGGACAGCGACGTCGTCCTGCTCGGCGACTTCAACGCCTACATCAAGGAAGACGCCCTCGACGTCCTCAAGGCCGGCGGCTTCACCAACCTCGCCGAGGATCGCCTCGCCAACCCCTATTCCTACGTCTTCGACGGGGCCTACGGCGCCCTCGACCACGCTCTGGCCAATGGCAGCCTGAACGGTCAGGTCACCGGCGTCACCGAGTGGCACATCAACGCCGACGAGGCCGACGCCATCGACTACAACCTCGATTTCGGCCGCTCCGCGGCCTACTTCGACGGCCTGACGCCGGCCCGCGAGTCCGACCACGACCCCATCCTCGTCGGGTTGAGCCTCGACCAGACCGCGCCCCGCCTCCTGGCGGCGACGCCGGCCGACAACACCCTGAGCGTGGCCGTCGGCGCCAACATCGGTCTGAGCTTCAGCGAGGCGGTGCGCGCCGGCACGGGCGCCATCACCCTCACGGACGGCGCCGGCGACACCCGCTCCATCGCCGTCACCGATGCCAGCCAGGTCTCGATCAGCGGCACGACCGTGACCATCAACCCAGGCACCGACCTCAAGGCCGGCACCGCCTACGACGTCATCCTCCCGGCGGGCGCTCTCCTCGACGCCGCCGGCAACACCTTCGCGGGCCTGCCCCAGGACCAGCTCGATTTCACGACGGAGACCCCGCCGGCCATGACCTATACGCTCCAGATCCTGCACGCCTCCGACTGGGAGGCGGGTCTCCTCGCGACGCAGCGCGCGGCGAACTTCGCCGCCATCGTCGACAAGCTCGAGGATTCGACCCCGAACTCCATCACCCTCTCCACGGGCGACGGCTGGATCCCGAGCCCGTTCTTCATCGCCGGCGCCGACCCGCAGCTCGCCGCGACCTATAACGGCGTCTACAACCAGCTCTTCGGGCTCAGCGGTTCGGCCGCCTACACCAAGCTCACGGCCTCGGTCGGCCGGGCCGACGTGACCATCCAGAACATCATCGGCGTCCAGGCGGCGGTGTTCGGCAACCACGAGTTCGATTCCGGGCCCACCGAAGTTGCCAACATCATCGCGGCCAACCTCGGCACCACCGCCGGGAACGCCGACGACACCTGGGTCGGCGCCCAGTTCCCCTACCTCTCCACCAACCTGAACTTCTCCCGCGAAGCCGCGCTCTCGGGCCTCGTGAACGCGAACGTCGCGAACGCCACCTTCGCGCAGACCGGCCCGACCTCGACCCAGACCGGCACGGGCGCGGACAAGATCGCCAAATCCACCATCCTCGTGGAGAACGGTGAGAAGATCGCCTTCGTTGGCGCCACCACGCAGCTCGAGCCGCTGCTGACGACGCTCGGCAACGTCACGGTGGACGGCTTCAACGGCCAGGACAACATCGCGCTGCTCGCCGAGCAGATCAACGCCGAGGTCGACCGGGTCCTCGCCGCCAACCCGGACCTGAACAAGGTCGTCGTCGGCACGCACCTGCAGCAGCTCGCCAACGAGCAGGCGCTGGCGCCCCTGCTGCGCAACGTCGACGTGCTCATCGGCGGCGGCTCGCACACCCTGCTCGCCGATGGCGACGACCGCCTGCTCTCCGGCGATACGGCCGGCGGCACCTACCCGCAATTCTTCACCAATGCCAGCGGCCAGACCCTCGCCCTGGTGAACACCGCCTCCGAGTATTCCTATGTCGGCCGCCTCACCGTCACCTTCGACGATCAGGGCAACGTCATCCGCGACTCGGTGAACTCGGCTACCAGCGGCGCCGTGGCGGTGGACGACGCCACCGTGACGCAGCTCTACGGCTCGACGGCCGCCGCCTTCACCCCCGGCAGCAAGGGCTTCCTCGTCCGCGAGGTGATCGAGGGCCTGGATGCCAACAACGACGGCGTGCAGGAGACCGCCGGCATCGCCGACGTGATCCGCCAGCAGGACGGCAACATCCTCGGGCGCAGCAGCGTCTATCTGGAGGGCCGGCGCGGCGAGGTCCGCACCGAGGAGACCAACCTCGGTGACCTCTCGTCGGACGCGAACCTCTGGTACGCCAAGCAGTTCGATGCCGGCGTCACGGTCTCGATCAAGAACGGCGGCGGCATCCGCGACTCGATCGGCTCCTTCTCCACGGCCGGTGGCGGTACCGCCGAGCTTCCCCCCGCGGCGAACCTGTCCGCGGGCAAGCAGGCCGGCGACATCTCGCAGCTCGACGTCACCAACTCGCTGCGCTTCAACAACAACCTCGCGGTCGTCACCGTGACCGCCGCGGAGCTGGAGCGCGTCCTGGAGCACGGCGTCGCCGCCGTGGCGCCGGGCGCGACGCCGGGCCAGTTCACCCAGGTGGGCGGCATCTCCTACAGCTTCGACGCTACCAAGCAGGCGCAGACGCTGGACCTGAACGGCAATGTCACCCGCGAGGGGCAGCGCATCGTCTCGGCCGCGATCATCGACGCGGACGGGCGGATCCTCGACACCCTGGTGCAGGACGGGCAGGTGGTGGGCGACGCCAGCCGCGCCATCAAGGTGGTGACCCTCGACTTCCTGGCCACCGGCACCGCCACGGCGCCGGGACTGGGCGGCGACAACTACCCCTTCCCGGCCTATGGCGAAAACAAGGTCGCGCTGCGCGACGCCAGCCCGGTCTCGCTGCCCGACACCGAGACCTTCGCGGTGAAGGGCTCGGAGCAGGACGCGCTCGCCGAGTACCTCAAGGCCTTCCACGCCACGACGCCCTACGGCACCGCCGATACCGGTCCGGCCGGTGACCTGCGCATCCAGAACCTCGCCGCCCGCACCGACGCCGTGCTCCAGCGCGGCGTCGCCAACACCGGGGCCGACGGGGCCGACACCCTGCGCGGCACGGCCTTCAGCGACGTCCTCAAGGGCGGGGCGGGCGACGACATCATCTACAACAGCCTGGGCGACGACATCCTGATCGGCGGTTCCGGCCCCGGCGGCGCCAACCAGAACGACACGCTGATCTTCGCGACCGCCCTGGCGGATGCGCAGGTGACGCAGGCGGGCGGTTTCACCATCGTCACCGGGCCGGAGGGACGCGACGCCATCAGCGGCTTCGAGCGCATCCAGTTCTCCGACACCACGGTGGTGCTCGACGACGGCAACCGGCTGGTGGACGACCTCTTCTACCTCGCCCGCAACAAGGACGTTCTCGCCGCCGGCCAGGACGCGGACGCGCACTACGCCGCCTACGGCGCCGCCGAGGGCCGCGATCCGAACGCCTACTTCTCCACCAAGGGCTATCTCGCGACCTATACCGACGTCGCCAAGGCGGGCCTCAACCCGCTGAGCCACTACGACGCGGATGGCTGGAAGGAAGGCCGTGACCCGGGCGTAAACTTCGACACCCAGTTCTATCTCGCCCGCAACACGGACGTGAAGGCGGCCGGTCTCGACCCGCTGACGCACTACCTCGAATACGGTCAGGCCGAAGGCCGCGCCATCTTCGATGCGGTCGGCCTCACCGGCAACATCAAGGGCGGGTTCGACGCCGAGTTCTACCTCCTGGCCAACGCCGACGTGGCGCAGGTCGCGACCCTCGACGGCGGCGACACCCTCGCCTTCGCGCGCCAGCACTTCGACACCTATGGCTGGAAGGAAGGCCGCGATCCGAACGCGGTGTTCGACACCAAGGGGTATCTCGCGGCCTACGGCGACGTCGCGGCGGCGGGCATCAATCCGCTCGCCCACTACGACACCTACGGCTGGAAGGAGGGCCGCGACCCCTCCGCCGACTTCGACAGCTCGGAATACCTTGCGGTCAACGGCGACGTGGCGCAGGCGGGGCTCAACCCGATGCAGCACTACCTGCAGTACGGGCTGGTCGAGAACCGTGCCGTCCTCAACGACGGCACCTTCGGCTACGGCACCATCGCCTGA
- a CDS encoding alpha/beta hydrolase, with translation MTNHTPDSPVLFALPYLGGSARAFDAVAERLAGAVTCIALDLPGFGADAAAPGADVAAMADAVVARIRAAAPRRWLLAGNSMGAKVALAVARRAEDETAGLDGLVGLVLLAGSPPAPEPMSEDRRAAMVAWIDADVATRTREAQAFIEANVSAPLEAARKAEAVADVLRANPEAWKAWLTGGAREDWSGRIGILRSPAVILAGAEDADLGAPAQAALTAPHLARHRLVTLEGTGHLIPLERPEAVAEAVLSLLAGPAHEAVSAPVIPEAYAALIRSERVNARLRTALLQRAQPDDSAYQPRALDPVGLAILRAACARVLPQDGAGFIDLAARIDARLASGTGDGWRFAKLPPDPEAYRLALRTLDDAARSTHGRPFVVLDADAQDAVLGSLDDGAVAGALDAEQMGLWFEDLRADVARTYLAHPAALARIGFSGIGAGGDTDPLPGFHAVGIGRREPWEPQAAPESAR, from the coding sequence ATGACGAACCACACGCCCGATTCCCCGGTTCTTTTCGCCCTGCCTTATCTCGGCGGCAGCGCCCGCGCGTTCGACGCGGTGGCGGAGCGGCTCGCCGGCGCGGTGACCTGCATCGCCCTCGACCTGCCTGGCTTCGGCGCGGACGCGGCCGCTCCCGGTGCGGATGTCGCTGCGATGGCCGATGCGGTGGTCGCCCGCATCCGTGCGGCCGCCCCCCGGCGCTGGCTGCTCGCGGGCAACAGCATGGGCGCCAAGGTCGCTCTCGCGGTGGCCCGTCGGGCGGAGGATGAAACCGCGGGCCTCGACGGGCTGGTGGGCCTCGTGCTCCTGGCCGGCTCGCCCCCCGCGCCCGAACCGATGAGCGAGGACAGGCGCGCCGCGATGGTCGCCTGGATCGACGCGGACGTCGCGACCCGGACGCGGGAGGCGCAGGCCTTCATCGAGGCGAATGTCTCCGCTCCCCTTGAGGCTGCGCGAAAAGCCGAGGCGGTGGCGGACGTGCTGCGCGCGAATCCCGAGGCCTGGAAGGCGTGGCTCACCGGAGGCGCCCGCGAGGATTGGAGCGGCCGCATCGGAATCCTGCGCAGCCCGGCCGTCATCCTGGCGGGTGCTGAGGATGCCGACCTCGGCGCACCGGCTCAGGCCGCCCTGACCGCGCCGCACCTCGCCCGGCACCGGCTGGTCACCCTGGAGGGCACCGGCCACCTCATCCCCCTGGAGCGCCCGGAGGCGGTGGCGGAGGCCGTGCTTTCGCTCCTAGCCGGGCCGGCGCACGAGGCGGTGTCCGCCCCCGTCATCCCGGAGGCCTACGCGGCGCTGATCCGCTCGGAACGCGTCAACGCACGCCTGCGCACGGCCTTGCTGCAACGGGCGCAGCCCGACGATTCGGCCTATCAGCCCCGGGCCCTCGATCCGGTCGGTCTCGCGATCCTGCGCGCGGCCTGCGCCCGGGTGCTCCCGCAGGATGGCGCGGGGTTCATCGACCTTGCCGCCCGCATCGACGCCCGGCTGGCGAGCGGGACCGGCGACGGCTGGCGCTTCGCCAAGCTTCCGCCCGATCCGGAGGCCTACCGCCTCGCCCTGCGGACCCTGGACGATGCCGCGCGTTCCACCCATGGCAGGCCCTTCGTTGTCCTCGACGCCGACGCGCAGGATGCCGTGCTCGGCAGTCTCGATGACGGCGCCGTGGCCGGCGCTCTCGATGCCGAGCAGATGGGCCTCTGGTTCGAGGATCTGCGCGCGGATGTGGCTCGCACCTACCTCGCCCATCCGGCGGCGCTCGCCCGCATCGGCTTCAGCGGCATCGGCGCCGGCGGCGACACAGACCCCCTGCCCGGGTTTCATGCGGTCGGCATCGGCCGGCGCGAGCCGTGGGAACCGCAAGCTGCCCCGGAGTCCGCCCGATGA